GTTGGAGATGGCCAACCAGCTGGAGGCCAAGCTCCAGGCCTGGGCCGTGGATCGCAACATCGTCGCCGTGTGGCTCGAGGGCAGCGGCGACAAGGCCTTCTGCGCCGGCGGCGATGTGGTGGCGCTCTACCGCGCGCTGACCGAGGAGGGCGAGAACCGCGGATCGGGCCGCGACAGCGAGCTGCCGGGCGTCTACTTCAGCGTGGAGTACCGCCTCGATTACCGCATCCACACCTATCCCAAGCCGGTGATGGTGTGGGCCGACGGCATCGTGATGGGCGGCGGCCTGGGCCTCACCGCCGGCGCCTCGCACCGCATCGTCACCGAGACCACCCTGATCGCCATGCCCGAGATCACCATCGGGCTCTATCCGGACATCGGCGCCAGCTGGTTCCTCAACCGCATGCCCCCCGGCGTGGGTGCCTACCTGGGCCTCACCGGTGCCCAGCTCAACGCCCGCGACGCCCTGGACATGGGCCTGGCCGACCGCTTCGTGCCCCGTGCCCGCCGCGCCGACCTGCTCGCGGCCCTTGGCGAGGCCGACTTCGGTGATCGCAGCCCCGAGGCGCGCCGCGCCGCCGTGCAAGCCGTGCTCGATCGGCTCGAGGAGCGCAGCGAGGCCCCGGCGGGGCGGGTGCAGCCCCACCAGGACGCCATCCAGGCACTGGTCGGCAGCGTCGACGTCGAGACCGCCGTGGCGCGCATCCTGGCCGACGACAGCGATGACCAGTGGCTCGCCGCCAACCGGGCGCGCCTCGCCGCCGGCTGCCCGATCAGCGCCCATCTGGTGTGGCGCATGCTGCAGCGCCACGCCCACTCGAGCCTCGCCGACGCCTTCCGCGACGAGCTGGTACTGTCGGTGCAGTGCGGCCGCCTCGGCGACTTCACCGAAGGCGTGCGCGCGCTGCTGATCGATAAGGACAAGAATCCCCAGTGGACCTACAGCGATGTCGGCAGCGTCCCGGAAACCTTTATCGACGCCATGTTCCAATCCCCCTGGCCCGCCGAGGAGCACCCGCTGCGCGACCTCGGCTGGGGCCAGCGGGTGGGCTAACGCTGCGAATGCGCCGCTGTACCACCAATCTTTCCAGCACTTTTAAGGTTAACAATCACAAGGAGCCAATCATGAAAATCGCCTTTATCGGCCTCGGTAACATGGGTGCGCCCATGGCCAGCAACCTGGTCAGCGCCGGGCACGATGTCACCGTCTTTGACCTGGTCGAGAGCGCCATGCAGGCGCTGGAGAGCGAGGGCGCCAAGCGCGCCGACAGCGCCGAGGGTGCCGCCAAGGGTGCCGAGGTGGTCATCTCCATGCTGCCCGCCGGCGTCCACGTCAAGGGCCTCTACCTGGGTCGCGACGGTGCCCCCGGCCTGCTTGATGCATTGGAGGCCAAGCCACTGATTATCGACGCCTCCACCATCTCCCCTGAGGATGCCCGCACGGTAGCCGCCGCGGCCAAGAAGAAGGGCCTGACCTGGCTCGACGCCCCGGTCTCCGGCGGCGTGGGCGGCGCCAAGGCTGGCACCCTGACCTTTATCGTCGGTGGCGAGACGGCCGGTTTCGAGCAGGCCAAGCCGGTGCTCGAGGCCATGGGCAAGAACATCTTCCACGCCGGCGACAGTGGTGCCGGCCAGGTCGCCAAGATCTGCAACAACATGCTGCTTGGCATCCTGATGAGCGGCACCGCCGAAGCCCTGGCGCTGGGCGTCAAGAACGGCATGGATCCGGCGGTGCTTTCCGAGATCATGAAGCAGAGCAGCGGCGGCAACTGGGCGCTCAACGTCTACAACCCCTGGCCCGGCGTGATGGAAGGCTCTGCCGCCAGCCGCGACTACCAGGGCGGCTTCCTCACCGACCTGATGGCCAAGGACCTCGGCCTCGCCTGGGAACTGGCGCTCGGCTCCAAGGCCACGGTGCCCATGGGCTCCCAGGCCCGCAACCTCTTCGCCCTGCACAGCAGCCAGGGCAACGGCGCCATCGACTTCTCCAGCATCCAGAAGCTCTACAGGGCGGGGGAGTAGAAGATAAGCGTTACCTGTGGGTCTCGGCCTTTATTGGAAGCCCGACTATGCGTGAGCCCGGTTGTTGTGGGAGCTGGACTTGTGGGAGCCCGATTTATCGGCGATGGAAGAGGCCACCGGGAGCCCGATATTGTGGGAGCCCGATTTATCGGCGATGGAAGAGGCCACCGGGAGCCCGATATTGTGGGAGCTCGATTTATCGGCGACGGAAGAGGCCACCGGGAGCCCGATATTGTGGGAGCCCGATTTATCGGCGATGGAAGAGGCCACCACAACACAGCCAGGCACCTGTCGGCGCCATCGCCCGGAATCCGGGCTCCCACAAGTGACTCGCCTTTATCGCGGTGCCTCCCAAGGGAGGCCTGCAGCCTCCATCGCCCGGAATCGGGGCTCCCACATCAGCTGCAGGGGCACCTCCTCCGGGAAGGCCCGGGCCTATAGCCCTGTGGGAGCCCGATATTGTGGGAGCCCGATTTATCGGCGATTGGTGGCCTCAACATCTCCTGTCTATCTTGATATCACAGAGTCCGAAGAGCCTCAGTCGCATGTCCCCCCGTTCCCATGCCCTTCGGCGAGGACGCCGTTCGCTGGAGGGTCATTACTATCTTGTAACAGCGGTTACATTGAACCGAGCTCGCTGGTTTGATGTTCCTGAATACGCCCAGGCTGCCTGCCGTGCCTTTAATTCTCAGTCGATTACAGTTGAGGCAGGTACCCTTGCTTTTGTTGTCATGCCTGACCACGTCCACTGGCTGCTGGAGTTGCACGGCAACCTTTCTGAGGCTGTTCGCCGCTATAAGGCCATTGTGAGCCATAGGGTGGGTGCGGGGCTCTGGCAGCGTGGTTTCCATGATCACTGTATTCGTAAGGAGGATAACGTGATCAAGGCCGCTCGCTATATCGTGGCCAACCCACTTCGCGCGGGAATAGTCGACGATATTCTGCAATACCCGTACTGGGATGCCGTCTGGTTGAGTTCAGACTCTTGAAGGATGCGGCCTTGGGGGCACCGCCATCGCCGATAAATCGGGCTCCCACAACAATCGGGCTCCCACAACAATCGGGCTCTCACACCCACAATATCCTGCTACCACAGGGCCGAGCATGAATCGAGCCACCTGTGGGAGCCCGGATTCCGGGCGATGGCGCCGACAGGCGCCTGGCTGTGTTGTGGTGGCCTCTTCCATCGCCGATAAATCCGGCTCCCACAAAAGCCGAGAGCTGGCTTACCTTGGGAGGCACAGCTATCGCCGATAAATCGGGCTCCCACAACAATCGGGCTCCCACACCCACAATATCCTGCTCCCACAGGGCCGAGCATGAATCGAGCCAGCTGTGGGATCCCGGGTTCCGGGCGATGGAGGCCGCAGGCCTCCCTTGGGAGGCACCGCTATCGCCGATAAATCGGGCTCCCACAGCAATCGGGCTCCCACATCAGCTGCAGGGTTTACCTGGAGTTCACCCAATCCTCCACCCTTAACCCCGGTACGCGTTCGAACTCCTGCCGGTTGTTGGTGACCAGGATCAGGCCCCGGGACCTGGCATGGCCGGCAATCATCTGGTCGTAGGGACCGATGGGAGTGCCGCCGCGGGCGAGTTCGGCCCTTAGCTGACCGCTGTGTGCAGCCGCCTCGTTGTCATAGGCGAGCACGTCGAGGCGCGCAGCGAAGCCCTCTATGACCTCGAGATTTCTCTCAGGCGCTGCCGATTTCTCCGCCCCATAGATCAGCTCCATCAGGGTGATGGTGCTGATGCAGAGTTGATGGTGATGCCGCTTGAAGGCTTCGCGGACCTCGGGTGGACGGTTCTTGATGGTGTAGATGCAGATATTGGTATCGAGCAGGTACTTGAGCATTCAGAAGGCCTCGCGTTCCTGCTCGGGGGGTTGGTCCCGGTCGGCCATGAAGTCGGCCGAGACCGGCGGGCCATCGAACCAGCTGTCCCAGGATTCCCCGGCCGGGGTGATGATCCGTGTGCGGCCGATGGCGATGATCTCCACGCGTTTAACGTCCTCAGGCAGGGCGACGGCCTTGGGTAGCCGAACCGCCTGGCTGCGATTAGTCTTGAACACGGCTGCCTGTTCCAAGGTGCGGCTCCTTGAGGTTGTGGTAGGTGTGCCATTCAATCCTAGTCGTATGATGGGATATGTCAATGGGATATGGCAGGCCGGTTCACACCAAGGTCGAATCCCCTCCTATCCGGACTCTGTTCGCGCTACCATGGCGTTTTAACGTTATCTTCACCCAGTGAGACGCGAACCGATCATGTCCGAGACCCTGACCGAGCCAGCTGCCGTGTCCGACACCAGCGCCGCCGCGGCCGATGCCGAGGCGCTGCTCTCCGACGAGCTGCTGGCGTTTTTGGGCTGCCGTACCCCCGATGCCTGGGTGGCCTGGGCGCTGGCGAATCCCGAGCTGCTGCTGATCGACCACGCCCAGTGCGAGAAGAAGGCGGCCTCCACGGCCATGAGCCTGCTCTACCGTTACGTCGACCAGCCGCTGCTGCTCACCAAGATGAGCCAGCTGGCCCGCGAGGAGCTGCTGCACTTCGAGCAGGTGGTCAAGCTGATGGAGGCCCGCGGCATCGCCTACCGGCACCTGAGCGCCTCGCGCTACGCCGAGGGGCTGCGTCGCCACGTGCGACCCACCGACCCCGAGCGGCTCACCGATATCCTGATCATCGGCGCGCTGATCGAGGCGCGCAGTTGCGAGCGCTTCGCGCGGCTGATTCCTCACCTCGATGCCGAACTTGCCAAGTTCTATCGCACTCTGGTTAAGTCGGAGGGACGCCATTACGAGGACTACCTGATGCTGGCCCGCCATCTGAGCGACACGTCGATCGAGTCCCGAATTGCCTTCTTCGTCGAGTGCGAAGCGGCACTAATACAAGAGCCGGACACGGCCTTTCGTTTTCACAGCGGTGTGCCGGCCTGATCCCGGCCCGCCGCTCAGGACGCAGGAATACCACGATGCGGGATGCCTCCGACGTCGCCGAGACCCTCACCTCGGCTCGGCTGACACTCTTCGGCCACTTCTCGCTCTCTCTCGGCGAGGACACCCTTACCCAGTTCAGCTACGACAAGGTCAAGGCGCTGCTGGTCTACCTGCTGCTGCACCATCAGCCGGTCAGCCGCGCCACCCAGGCCGAGCTGCTGTGGCCCGACCAGGGCCTCTCGTCGGGGCGCACCAACCTGCGTCACGCCTTGCATTGCCTGCGTCAGTCGCTGGGCGAGCACGCCGATGAGGTGCTGGTGGTCTCCCGCCAGACCATCGCCTTCCAGCTGCCCGAGCACTGGAGCCTCGACCTGCACGATATCCAGCGGCTGCTCGATGGCGCGCGCGATCTGCCGACCCTGGCCACCATGCTCGAGCACTATCAGGGCGACCTGGTGGAGGAGCTGCAGATCGCCAACTGTCCCGAGTTCCAGCGCTGGCTGGTACAGGTGCGCAACGACTGGCGCCAGCGGGTCATACGCTTCGCCGAGACGGTGCTCGAGAGCTTCGAGAGCGTGCCCGACCCGCTTCTCGAGAGCCTGGTCAATCGCTTCTCCGGCTACGGCCCCTTCCACGAGCGACTGGTGCGCCAACTGGCCGAGCAGGGCCAGCTGGCCGCCGCCCACGAGCAGTACAGCGCCTACCTGCAACTGCTGGCGCTCTCTGGTCAGCAGCCCGAGCCCGGCTTCCTGCAGCTGGCGCGCTACTGGTCCGACGCCCAGGCCGACGCCGCCTGCGCCGGCAGTGTCGGCTTCTCGCGCACCCTGGCGGCGGACAGCGCGCCGCTGCACGACGAGGAGATCGAGCAGCGCCAGCTCTCGGTGATGGCCATCCGCCTGCGCCTCAAGGGCGACCTCTCCTCGCGTTCGGCCAGCCGCGCCTGCCTGACGCTACAGTTCGAACTGATGCGCTGGCTGGAGGAGCAGTGCCACCACCTGGGTGGCTTCTGGCTGCCCGGTGCCACCGGCGGGCTGGGGCTCGCCTGCTTCGGTACCCATGGCCCAGCCCATCAACTGGCCGAACTGGTGGCGCTCTACGAGCACTGCCGGCGCATGCTGCCGGAGGAGTCCGCGCGTCACTGGACGGGGGAGGGCGAACCGCCGCGTGTCGAGCTGGCCGCCGGCCTCAACAGCGGCCGGGTGATCTACCTGCCCGAGCGCCGCCTGGTCGACCCCATGGGCCAGGTGACCCAGGGTTCCCTGGACCTGATGGGGGCCGCCGAAGGTAGCGAGCTGGTGATCTCCCAGGATGCCAGCCAGCACATGCCGCCGGCGCTGGACCTGCAGCCGCGGCTCAGCTCGCGCCTGGTGGCCAGCGATGGCCGGGTGCGCCTGCGCGCGCTGGTCCTGGGGGCCAGCGAAGGCGGTCGCGAGGCCCTGCCGCCGAGCCTGGTGGGCCGCGAGGCCCAACTGCTCAGCCTGCGCGATGCCCTGGCCCGGGCCGGCATCGGCCTGCGCCAGAGCGTGCTGGTGCGTGGCCCCTCGGGGATGGGCAAGTCGGCATTGATGGTGGGCTTCCGCCAGCTGGAGCGCAGCCGCGACGCCGCCATCTGCTGGCAGCCCACCACCCGGCTCTCGGTGCAGGAGCCCTACGGCGTGGCGCGCAAGCTGGTGCGCTGGCACCTCGGCCATGAGGGCGATGCCGCCAGCCTGCAGGCACTGTGCGAGGAGCTCGGTGCCGCCGAGCTCGAAGAGTCGCGCTGCCGCCTGCTGCAGGAGGCCCTGGGCGTCCGCGAGGCCCATGCCGTGGCAGAGCTCACCCAGAGCGGCGAGGCGGTGGAGCTGGTCGTCGACCTGCTGCAGCGCCTGATCGGGCGAATCGCCGCCGTGCGCACCCTGGTGCTGATGATCGACGACCTGCAGTGGCTCGACGAACCCAGCGTCAAGGTGCTGGCCGCCCTCCAGGCGCGCCTGCCGATCAACTGCGGCTTCATGCTGGTGGCCAGCCACCACGGCCGCGAGGGGCTGCCCGCCAAGCTGCACTGGGACCAGCAGATCACCCTCGGCAAGCTCGATGCCATGCAGTCCTCGCGGCTGCTCACCCAACTGGCGCGACGCTACCGCATCCACATCAGCCCGCGGCTGCGCGGCCAGATCATCGAGCGCTGTGACGGCGTGCCGCTCTACCTGCAGGAGATCGTGCGCCGCGTCGACATGGACCGCCGCGAGGGGCGCAGCGTGCAGCTCGACGAGTTGCCCCACGGCCTGCTCGGCCTGCTTGCCAGCCGCATCGACCAGCTCGACGGCGACCGCGAGGTGGCGCATGTGGCCGCGGTGCTGGGGCGCCGCTTCCGCTACGACTTCCTCGCCGAGTGCAGCGAGCTCGATGGGGCCCGGCTGACCCAGGCCCTGGAGCAGATGCGCCGGCTCGAGATCATCGAATCCGTGGAGGGCGATGACGTCGGCCGCGAGTTCCAGTTTACCCACCAGCTGCTGCAGGAAGCGGCCTACCTCTCCTGCCCGCGGGACGTGCGCAGTGCCATCCATCGCCAGGTGGTCGAGCTGATCGAGGAGCGCTTCCCGATGTGGATCGGTCGCCACCCGGGAGACTTCGCCACCCACCTGCGACGCAGCGGCCAATATGCCCGCGGCGCGCGCTATTACGAGCTGGCCGCCCGCGAGGCGCTCAAGGTCAGCGCCAATCGCACCGCGCTGAAGATGGCCGACCTGGGGCTGGTCAGCCTGCGTCAGGTGGCCGGCCAGACCGAGCGCGAGATCAGCCTGCTCACCGTGCGCGGCCAGGCCGCCTTCGCCCTGGAAGGGCACGGCTCGCGCACCGCCCACGAGAGCTTCGTGCGTGCCCGCGAGCTGATCAAGGCGCTGGCCGAGGAGGGCGAGAGCGTCGACCTGGAGCAGGCCTTCCTGGTCAAGTGGGGCCTGTGGGTAGGCTGCAGCCAGCGCCACGCCCACGCCGATGCCTTCCGCCTGGCGACCGCGCTGGCCGACCTGGCCCGCCAGCTCGACGACCCGCGCTATTCGCGCCTCGCCGAGTATGCCCAGGCCAGCTGTGAATACTGGGCCGGGCGTATCCCCCTGGCCTATGACCATCTCGACGAGATCAATCCCCTCGAAACCGAGATGATGATCGAGTGGCTGCCGTTCTCCGATCACCCCCAGGTTGCCGCGGCCTGCTTCCAGGGCTGGGCGCTCTGCCTGCGGGGCGACTACCGGCGCGCCGAGGCCCAGGTCGAGTCGGCCATTCGCCTCGCCGAGCGCATCGCTCACCCGGGCAGCCTGGCCATGGCGCTGATGTATGCGGCCGCGCTCTATCGTCAGCTGGGCCACGTGCACCTGGCCGCCGACCGCGCCGAGCGCGCCCACCGGCTGACCGGCACCCCCGACCTGCATCTCTGGCAGATAGCGGCAAGAAGCGTGCTTGGCTGGCAGCGGGCCATCGCCGGCGACCGCGACGGCCTGGCCCAGATCGATGCCATCCTCGAGGAGCTTACCGAGCTGACCGGCCGCGATCACTATGCGCGTCCCTCGCTCTGGTATGTGGATGCCTGCATCGCCCTTGGGGAGTATGCCCGCGCCGAGGAGTACCTCGACCAGGCCCTGGTGCTCGCCCGCGAGCGCTCCACGCTATTTGTGCCGGAGCTCGCCGTGAAGCTGGCCCGGGTGAGGCACCACCTCGGCCACCCGCGCGAGGAGATCGTCGCGCTGATCGAGCTGGCCCTGAGCGATGCCCGGGAGGATGGTAACCTGCATCTGCAGATCTCCGCCCTGGAGGCCTGGCTGACCCTGGTCGACCCCGCCGACGCCACTGCCCGCCAGGAGTTTCGCCGGCTGCTCGCCGAGATCAGCTACAGCGATGCCCCCATCCTTACCCGCTGGCACAGCCTGCTCGACCGCGCCCAACCCAGGGCCATGGATACCGCCCACTGACCCCGCCTTGGAAATTGGGGTCAGACCCCTAATTCCCAGACCCCTAACTCCCCTTAGGGGTCTGACCCCAAGGGGGGCTGAGGCTCGGGCCGACCGAAGAGGAAGCCCTGAAACCGGCGGCAGCCGCGGGCCTGGAGCCAGCGGTGCCTCCTCGTCTTCCAGGGCGTCTTCCAGGTTCTCCGCGACACGAAACAGCATGCGGTCACCGTCGCGGTGGCTCAGGGTGTCGTTGATGCGCTTGAAGCGGTCCAGGATCTGGTAGTAGCGCTCGCCGTGAGGGTCAGACCCTTAAGGGGATTTAAGGGTCTGACCCTCGAGGGGCTGGGGTGGGATCACTCCCAGGTCGCCGGGTACTCGTCCCAGTAGCGGCCCATCTGGCGCTCACGCGTCAGGTCGTAGAGCTCGTACTGGCGATCCAGCGTCGCGCCGCCGTCGCGGGTCAAGGGGCGCCATGAGATATCCGCGCGGTCGCGGCTGGAGCGGGTGAAGAAGGCATCCAGCGGAATCGACAGGTAGAGCCCCTTGTCGAAGCCCCCCTCGCCGAAGTCGTCGTCGGCGTCGGTCCAGGTGCCCCAGGCGCCGATGCGCACGCCGGAATCGAACTCCCGCGAGAAGTCCAGGGTTGTCCCCACGTCGCCGGCGAGATAGCGCCCCACGCTCAGCTTGGCGAGGATCTCCTCGATACCGGTTTCCACGTAGGCCGTCGCATGCCCCGTCCAGGTATCGTAGTCACGCAGCCCGAAGCGCTGCTCGAAGTCGCGCTGACGCACCCAGTTGGCATCCAGGCCCAGGGCCAGCGGGCTGTTGAACGGCCGGTAGAGCAGCTCGGCCCCGGCACCGGCATACATCATCTCCAGCAGGCCGCCGTAGCCCATGGCGTACCAATCATTGCCAAGCCTGGCGGTTCGGGTGTATTGCAGGTTCTCGATGCCCAGGCTGGACTCGCTCAGGTAGTCGCCAATAAAGGTGCGCACTCGCGGCAGCTCGGAATCGGCAATGTAGTCGTACTCGTCGAGGTTGTCCCAGGCCGTCCAGGCCAGCTCACCGCTGAACCAGCCGTTGGCATCGGTGCGATACTCGGCGTCCAGCACCGCCATCAGCCGGAACAGGTAGCCATCGGGGCCCCCGAAGTTCTGGTCCAGGCGTGGGCCCAAGCTCCACGCGAAGCCACGCAACGGCGCCGAATAGAGGGCATCACCGCGCTGCGGTTCGAGGCGGGCATGTGCGTAGATGCTGTGCAGGTGGGCCTGCTCGGCGTTTTCGCTCCGCGCCGCGGCGACCAGCGGCTCGCGGGGATGCACGTCTTCGCGCAGCGGCATGCCGCGTTCTGACCAGCTGAAGTGAAAGCGCTCGATCTCGTCATCGGCCTGGGCGTGAAGAATACGCCCCGCGCGCCCCTCGCTTTGCTGCAGCCGGCGGAAGGTGGTGGGCTCGGCCTCCACGATCAGCTCATCGTCATCGCGGGCGATGCGCGAGACCCGCATGCCGGCGTTACTTTCCAGGGCCTGCGCTACCTCCGCCCAGTTCTCGCGAGGCGGCGCATCGAGCGCCTGCGGTGCCGGGTCACGCTTCACTTGACGCAGGCCGGCCAGATCGATGTTGTAGGTCACACCGGCCATGGCGGTATTGCCACGTTGCCAGCCGCCGTGCAGCTCCAGGTTGTCGGTCACCGCCAGGCGCGCTCCCAGGTTCACGCGGCTATCCTGTTCCTGGTCATTGGCCTGGGGTTCGCTGCCGTAGTCATTGCCCTCGACCTCCAGCTGCAGCACCAGCGGGTCCCAAGGGGTCTGGTATTCCACCCCGCCGAACAGCGCCATGGGGCCGCGGAACAGCGCATCGATGGCGAACTCACCA
The Halomonas sp. H10-9-1 DNA segment above includes these coding regions:
- a CDS encoding AbrB/MazE/SpoVT family DNA-binding domain-containing protein gives rise to the protein MEQAAVFKTNRSQAVRLPKAVALPEDVKRVEIIAIGRTRIITPAGESWDSWFDGPPVSADFMADRDQPPEQEREAF
- the mmsB gene encoding 3-hydroxyisobutyrate dehydrogenase, giving the protein MKIAFIGLGNMGAPMASNLVSAGHDVTVFDLVESAMQALESEGAKRADSAEGAAKGAEVVISMLPAGVHVKGLYLGRDGAPGLLDALEAKPLIIDASTISPEDARTVAAAAKKKGLTWLDAPVSGGVGGAKAGTLTFIVGGETAGFEQAKPVLEAMGKNIFHAGDSGAGQVAKICNNMLLGILMSGTAEALALGVKNGMDPAVLSEIMKQSSGGNWALNVYNPWPGVMEGSAASRDYQGGFLTDLMAKDLGLAWELALGSKATVPMGSQARNLFALHSSQGNGAIDFSSIQKLYRAGE
- a CDS encoding AAA family ATPase, whose protein sequence is MRDASDVAETLTSARLTLFGHFSLSLGEDTLTQFSYDKVKALLVYLLLHHQPVSRATQAELLWPDQGLSSGRTNLRHALHCLRQSLGEHADEVLVVSRQTIAFQLPEHWSLDLHDIQRLLDGARDLPTLATMLEHYQGDLVEELQIANCPEFQRWLVQVRNDWRQRVIRFAETVLESFESVPDPLLESLVNRFSGYGPFHERLVRQLAEQGQLAAAHEQYSAYLQLLALSGQQPEPGFLQLARYWSDAQADAACAGSVGFSRTLAADSAPLHDEEIEQRQLSVMAIRLRLKGDLSSRSASRACLTLQFELMRWLEEQCHHLGGFWLPGATGGLGLACFGTHGPAHQLAELVALYEHCRRMLPEESARHWTGEGEPPRVELAAGLNSGRVIYLPERRLVDPMGQVTQGSLDLMGAAEGSELVISQDASQHMPPALDLQPRLSSRLVASDGRVRLRALVLGASEGGREALPPSLVGREAQLLSLRDALARAGIGLRQSVLVRGPSGMGKSALMVGFRQLERSRDAAICWQPTTRLSVQEPYGVARKLVRWHLGHEGDAASLQALCEELGAAELEESRCRLLQEALGVREAHAVAELTQSGEAVELVVDLLQRLIGRIAAVRTLVLMIDDLQWLDEPSVKVLAALQARLPINCGFMLVASHHGREGLPAKLHWDQQITLGKLDAMQSSRLLTQLARRYRIHISPRLRGQIIERCDGVPLYLQEIVRRVDMDRREGRSVQLDELPHGLLGLLASRIDQLDGDREVAHVAAVLGRRFRYDFLAECSELDGARLTQALEQMRRLEIIESVEGDDVGREFQFTHQLLQEAAYLSCPRDVRSAIHRQVVELIEERFPMWIGRHPGDFATHLRRSGQYARGARYYELAAREALKVSANRTALKMADLGLVSLRQVAGQTEREISLLTVRGQAAFALEGHGSRTAHESFVRARELIKALAEEGESVDLEQAFLVKWGLWVGCSQRHAHADAFRLATALADLARQLDDPRYSRLAEYAQASCEYWAGRIPLAYDHLDEINPLETEMMIEWLPFSDHPQVAAACFQGWALCLRGDYRRAEAQVESAIRLAERIAHPGSLAMALMYAAALYRQLGHVHLAADRAERAHRLTGTPDLHLWQIAARSVLGWQRAIAGDRDGLAQIDAILEELTELTGRDHYARPSLWYVDACIALGEYARAEEYLDQALVLARERSTLFVPELAVKLARVRHHLGHPREEIVALIELALSDAREDGNLHLQISALEAWLTLVDPADATARQEFRRLLAEISYSDAPILTRWHSLLDRAQPRAMDTAH
- a CDS encoding enoyl-CoA hydratase/isomerase family protein yields the protein MSDLSVIFDELPTADGGRIGVATLNAPRSLNSLSLEMANQLEAKLQAWAVDRNIVAVWLEGSGDKAFCAGGDVVALYRALTEEGENRGSGRDSELPGVYFSVEYRLDYRIHTYPKPVMVWADGIVMGGGLGLTAGASHRIVTETTLIAMPEITIGLYPDIGASWFLNRMPPGVGAYLGLTGAQLNARDALDMGLADRFVPRARRADLLAALGEADFGDRSPEARRAAVQAVLDRLEERSEAPAGRVQPHQDAIQALVGSVDVETAVARILADDSDDQWLAANRARLAAGCPISAHLVWRMLQRHAHSSLADAFRDELVLSVQCGRLGDFTEGVRALLIDKDKNPQWTYSDVGSVPETFIDAMFQSPWPAEEHPLRDLGWGQRVG
- a CDS encoding tRNA-(ms[2]io[6]A)-hydroxylase; translated protein: MSETLTEPAAVSDTSAAAADAEALLSDELLAFLGCRTPDAWVAWALANPELLLIDHAQCEKKAASTAMSLLYRYVDQPLLLTKMSQLAREELLHFEQVVKLMEARGIAYRHLSASRYAEGLRRHVRPTDPERLTDILIIGALIEARSCERFARLIPHLDAELAKFYRTLVKSEGRHYEDYLMLARHLSDTSIESRIAFFVECEAALIQEPDTAFRFHSGVPA
- the vapC gene encoding tRNA(fMet)-specific endonuclease VapC, translating into MLKYLLDTNICIYTIKNRPPEVREAFKRHHHQLCISTITLMELIYGAEKSAAPERNLEVIEGFAARLDVLAYDNEAAAHSGQLRAELARGGTPIGPYDQMIAGHARSRGLILVTNNRQEFERVPGLRVEDWVNSR
- a CDS encoding YjbH domain-containing protein, coding for MQWKVSSLLALTATPTLAAGLAGELGTGQSDFGGVGLMQTPTARMAPEGTMSVNWSRTSPYRRYSVFFQPLEWFEGGFRYVEVENREFAAAGDGRPNLDKGFDMKFRLLEETRYWPQLALGFRDVGGTTLFGAEYLAASKRWGDFDLTLGLGWGYLGNAADVDSPLGWVHDRFDERPGDAGGDQGGEFAIDALFRGPMALFGGVEYQTPWDPLVLQLEVEGNDYGSEPQANDQEQDSRVNLGARLAVTDNLELHGGWQRGNTAMAGVTYNIDLAGLRQVKRDPAPQALDAPPRENWAEVAQALESNAGMRVSRIARDDDELIVEAEPTTFRRLQQSEGRAGRILHAQADDEIERFHFSWSERGMPLREDVHPREPLVAAARSENAEQAHLHSIYAHARLEPQRGDALYSAPLRGFAWSLGPRLDQNFGGPDGYLFRLMAVLDAEYRTDANGWFSGELAWTAWDNLDEYDYIADSELPRVRTFIGDYLSESSLGIENLQYTRTARLGNDWYAMGYGGLLEMMYAGAGAELLYRPFNSPLALGLDANWVRQRDFEQRFGLRDYDTWTGHATAYVETGIEEILAKLSVGRYLAGDVGTTLDFSREFDSGVRIGAWGTWTDADDDFGEGGFDKGLYLSIPLDAFFTRSSRDRADISWRPLTRDGGATLDRQYELYDLTRERQMGRYWDEYPATWE
- a CDS encoding transposase, with the translated sequence MSPRSHALRRGRRSLEGHYYLVTAVTLNRARWFDVPEYAQAACRAFNSQSITVEAGTLAFVVMPDHVHWLLELHGNLSEAVRRYKAIVSHRVGAGLWQRGFHDHCIRKEDNVIKAARYIVANPLRAGIVDDILQYPYWDAVWLSSDS